GCTTAATTCCGAAAATTAATTTCATCCATTGGGTGCTAATATGATTACTATTATTTATATTCGCACAGCTTAACCACTCTTCGGCGGAAACGAGGATATTTTTATTTGCTTTGTTCTTGTCGTGAAGGTGGAAACCAAGAGATTCAAGTTTGGATTTTATTATATTTATTGAGTGGTCAATTTGTTGTTGAGTTCCTATAAGCGAGATATCGTCTACATAGCGAATATAATGAGCAGGAAGTTTCGTTGAGCAGTACTCATCAAACTCTCGCAGAACAAGATTTGCGATGAGATGGCTAAACATTGGGCCAGTTAGTATTCCATTGTCTCCAGAATGTGAGGAGTTTCGGTAGTCTGTGATGATTTTATTTCCCAGATCGCGAAATACATCAAATCCAGCAAGTCTGGCGTGGTGATCCCAGGCAGAGACTGCCAATTCATGGCTGATACTCGGATAAAATCGCTTTATATCGACAGTATGTACTCGGAATTCTGTATTATTGGAACAAATTGACGAAATAGTACTATGTCTTTTTATTACGCCTGACATGAATGGCAAATAAATACCAGATAAATCTGTTGATTTTGTTAACTCGTAACTAAATACTGATGGGTGGTTAGAAAATATACCTGGATGTTTTGAGCATTCATCTAATAGACTTGCTTCAGCTAATGCTTCATTTGCTCCAGGAAGGTATATGTCTCGGTAGACAATTTCGCTAGAAGTATCAAGTTCCTTGTAGTGCTTTGAGCGAAAATATGGAGTACTACTACGACTTATTACCATTTTTACGGCAGCATCTTGTGCCCATCGAGAACTTCGGGTAGCACTATTGTAAAGATAATACCGTAGCGAGATATATGGAAATATGTCTCGACCTCTATACTGGTTTATGGCTTTTACTGAGATATGGCTTGCTTCGTAGGTGTTGTTCATCGTTCAAGACTCAATGGGAGAACTGCTAGTGTAAGTCTGTGGGTTTTTTCTTCGAAAATTGGGTCAATAAATCGAGCTATTGTTGTAGGAGCTTCACCTTTGTAGCCCGGGAAGAATTTTGCGAATTTTTTCCAGGTGTTGTTTA
This genomic window from bacterium contains:
- a CDS encoding RNA-directed DNA polymerase, whose protein sequence is MNNTYEASHISVKAINQYRGRDIFPYISLRYYLYNSATRSSRWAQDAAVKMVISRSSTPYFRSKHYKELDTSSEIVYRDIYLPGANEALAEASLLDECSKHPGIFSNHPSVFSYELTKSTDLSGIYLPFMSGVIKRHSTISSICSNNTEFRVHTVDIKRFYPSISHELAVSAWDHHARLAGFDVFRDLGNKIITDYRNSSHSGDNGILTGPMFSHLIANLVLREFDEYCSTKLPAHYIRYVDDISLIGTQQQIDHSINIIKSKLESLGFHLHDKNKANKNILVSAEEWLSCANINNSNHISTQWMKLIFGIK